One Diadema setosum chromosome 8, eeDiaSeto1, whole genome shotgun sequence genomic window carries:
- the LOC140231498 gene encoding THO complex subunit 4-A-like: protein MGDKIDMSLEDIIKLNKTNRQGRGGRGRGGGNRGRGRGGGGGGLRGGRGGGRGAGGGGGPMRRQRGGGAGRPSPYARPKQLPDQWQHDMYESGGGIRRSGVGLSSGGNAPGKLLVSNLDFGVSDNDIQELFADFGNLKKAAVHYDRSGRSLGTADVIFERRADALKAIKQYNQVPLDGRPMNIQLVASANELDTSPMQNRQRNTQRGGGGGGGMRGGRIGRGGGGGGGGGYNQGRRGGGRGGMRGRGGRGRGRGRGGGNKPVPTAAELDAELDAYNSQIES, encoded by the exons ATGGGTGACAAGATTGATATGAGTCTTGAAGATATTATTAAATTGAACAAAACGAACCGACAAGGCAGAGGTGGCCGAGGAAGAGGAGGTGGAAATAGAGGAAGAGGTCGAGGCGGTGGAGGTGGCGGTCTTCGTGGCGGCCGCGGAGGTGGACGGGGAGCCGGCGGCGGCGGTGGACCCATGAGGAGACAAAGAGGTGGAGGCGCAGGTAGACCGTCGCCTTACGCCAGG CCCAAGCAGCTCCCAGACCAATGGCAGCACGACATGTACGAAAGTGGCGGAGGAATCAGGCGGTCGGGTGTGGGTCTCTCATCGGGAGGGAACGCTCCAGGGAAACTTCTTGTCTCAAATCTTGATTTTGGTGTATCAGACAATGATATTCAG gaATTGTTTGCAGACTTCGGGAACCTGAAGAAGGCGGCCGTGCACTACGACAGATCAGGCAGGAGTCTGGGCACAGCAGACGTGATCTTTGAGAGGCGAGCAGACGCGCTGAAAGCTATCAAACAGTACAACCAGGTTCCTCTTGATG GACGACCAATGAACATCCAGCTGGTGGCATCAGCCAATGAGCTTGACACGAGTCCGATGCAGAATAGGCA GAGGAACACCCAGAGAGgtggcggaggaggaggaggaatgcGAGGCGGTCGCATCGGgcgcggaggaggaggaggaggaggcggtgGCTACAACCAGGGGCGACGCGGGGGAGGCCGCGGTGGAATGAGGGGTCGTGGCGGAAGGGGTCGTGGCAGGGGTAGGGGAGGTGGCAACAAGCCCGTGCCCACAGCGGCCGAACTGGATGCAGAGCTGGACGCCTATAACTCACAG